A window of the Sardina pilchardus chromosome 21, fSarPil1.1, whole genome shotgun sequence genome harbors these coding sequences:
- the plp1a gene encoding proteolipid protein 1a isoform X3: protein MGVHECCMRCLGGVPYASLVATLLCFSGIALFCGCGHQALTETERLIETYFARNLQDYITLAYLIQYFQYIIYGLASFFFLYCIVLLAEGFYTTSAMRQTFGEFRSTVCGRCLSSTFIAVTYILAVVWLLVFALSALPVYFFYNMDATCHTIDDLTETPTSINQLCIDARQYGLLPWNAIPGKACGMTLSNVCKTREFFLTYDLYIAAFAGAGITLLALLTYMVSTTYNFAVLRFTTPHT, encoded by the exons ATGG GTGTTCATGAATGCTGCATGCGATGCCTTGGTGGAGTGCCCTATGCCTCCCTGGTGGCAACCTTGCTGTGCTTCTCTGGCATCGCCCTATTCTGTGGCTGTGGACACCAGGCTCTCACCGAGACTGAGAGGCTCATAGAAACCTACTTTGCCCGCAACCTGCAAGACTACATTACCCTAGCATATCT TATTCAGTACTTCCAATACATCATCTACGGCCTGgcctccttcttcttcctctacTGCATAGTGCTGCTGGCCGAGGGCTTCTACACCACCAGTGCCATGAGGCAGACCTTCGGCGAGTTCAGGAGCACCGTCTGCGGCCGCTGCCTCAGCTCCACG TTCATTGCGGTCACATACATCCTGGCTGTCGTCTGGCTGCTAGTCTTTGCCTTGTCAGCACTGCCAGTGTACTTCTTCTACAACATGGATGCCACCTGCCACACGATCGATGATCTGACTGAGACACCAACAAGCATCAACCAGCTGTGTATCGACGCCAGACAGTATG GGTTGCTACCATGGAATGCTATTCCGGGGAAAGCCTGTGGAATGACCCTGTCAAACGTGTGCAAAACAAGAGAG TTCTTCCTGACCTATGACCTGTACATAGCAGCGTTTGCGGGCGCCGGGATCACACTGCTGGCTCTG CTGACCTATATGGTTTCCACCACCTATAACTTTGCAGTGCTGAG GTTCACTACTCCACACACCTGA
- the plp1a gene encoding proteolipid protein 1a isoform X2, which yields MGVHECCMRCLGGVPYASLVATLLCFSGIALFCGCGHQALTETERLIETYFARNLQDYITLAYLIQYFQYIIYGLASFFFLYCIVLLAEGFYTTSAMRQTFGEFRSTVCGRCLSSTFIAVTYILAVVWLLVFALSALPVYFFYNMDATCHTIDDLTETPTSINQLCIDARQYGLLPWNAIPGKACGMTLSNVCKTREFFLTYDLYIAAFAGAGITLLALLTYMVSTTYNFAVLRYLGRKGISPRC from the exons ATGG GTGTTCATGAATGCTGCATGCGATGCCTTGGTGGAGTGCCCTATGCCTCCCTGGTGGCAACCTTGCTGTGCTTCTCTGGCATCGCCCTATTCTGTGGCTGTGGACACCAGGCTCTCACCGAGACTGAGAGGCTCATAGAAACCTACTTTGCCCGCAACCTGCAAGACTACATTACCCTAGCATATCT TATTCAGTACTTCCAATACATCATCTACGGCCTGgcctccttcttcttcctctacTGCATAGTGCTGCTGGCCGAGGGCTTCTACACCACCAGTGCCATGAGGCAGACCTTCGGCGAGTTCAGGAGCACCGTCTGCGGCCGCTGCCTCAGCTCCACG TTCATTGCGGTCACATACATCCTGGCTGTCGTCTGGCTGCTAGTCTTTGCCTTGTCAGCACTGCCAGTGTACTTCTTCTACAACATGGATGCCACCTGCCACACGATCGATGATCTGACTGAGACACCAACAAGCATCAACCAGCTGTGTATCGACGCCAGACAGTATG GGTTGCTACCATGGAATGCTATTCCGGGGAAAGCCTGTGGAATGACCCTGTCAAACGTGTGCAAAACAAGAGAG TTCTTCCTGACCTATGACCTGTACATAGCAGCGTTTGCGGGCGCCGGGATCACACTGCTGGCTCTG CTGACCTATATGGTTTCCACCACCTATAACTTTGCAGTGCTGAGGTACTTGGGGAGAAAGGGCATAAGTCCACGGTGTTAg
- the plp1a gene encoding proteolipid protein 1a isoform X1 yields the protein MGVHECCMRCLGGVPYASLVATLLCFSGIALFCGCGHQALTETERLIETYFARNLQDYITLAYLIQYFQYIIYGLASFFFLYCIVLLAEGFYTTSAMRQTFGEFRSTVCGRCLSSTFIAVTYILAVVWLLVFALSALPVYFFYNMDATCHTIDDLTETPTSINQLCIDARQYGLLPWNAIPGKACGMTLSNVCKTREFFLTYDLYIAAFAGAGITLLALVHYSTHLTVTQVLLRRRQQDQHRKESNQLALFGNLLKDRNGNLCSPYAPSTLDM from the exons ATGG GTGTTCATGAATGCTGCATGCGATGCCTTGGTGGAGTGCCCTATGCCTCCCTGGTGGCAACCTTGCTGTGCTTCTCTGGCATCGCCCTATTCTGTGGCTGTGGACACCAGGCTCTCACCGAGACTGAGAGGCTCATAGAAACCTACTTTGCCCGCAACCTGCAAGACTACATTACCCTAGCATATCT TATTCAGTACTTCCAATACATCATCTACGGCCTGgcctccttcttcttcctctacTGCATAGTGCTGCTGGCCGAGGGCTTCTACACCACCAGTGCCATGAGGCAGACCTTCGGCGAGTTCAGGAGCACCGTCTGCGGCCGCTGCCTCAGCTCCACG TTCATTGCGGTCACATACATCCTGGCTGTCGTCTGGCTGCTAGTCTTTGCCTTGTCAGCACTGCCAGTGTACTTCTTCTACAACATGGATGCCACCTGCCACACGATCGATGATCTGACTGAGACACCAACAAGCATCAACCAGCTGTGTATCGACGCCAGACAGTATG GGTTGCTACCATGGAATGCTATTCCGGGGAAAGCCTGTGGAATGACCCTGTCAAACGTGTGCAAAACAAGAGAG TTCTTCCTGACCTATGACCTGTACATAGCAGCGTTTGCGGGCGCCGGGATCACACTGCTGGCTCTG GTTCACTACTCCACACACCTGACGGTGACTCAGGTGCTGCTGAGGAGGCGCCAGCAGGACCAGCACAGGAAGGAGAGCAACCAGCTCGCCCTGTTTGGGAACCTGCTGAAGGACCGCAACGGGAACCTCTGCTCGCCCTACGCCCCGTCCACACTGGACATGTAA
- the rab9b gene encoding ras-related protein Rab-9B: protein MSGKSLLLKVILLGDGGVGKSSLMNRYVTDRFDSQSFHTIGVEFLNRDLEVDGRLVTLQIWDTAGQERFKSLRTPFYRGADCCLLTFAVDDLQSFQNLGCWKKEFMYYSDVRDPERFPFVVLGNKVDKEQEREVGADEARAWCEENGCYPYFETSAKDDTNVGSAFEAAVREVIKGEDQIDHALLSSTIDLHGNRKAPRSGCC from the coding sequence ATGAGTGGGAAGAGCCTGCTGCTGAAGGTCATCTTGCTGGGCGACGGGGGCGTGGGCAAAAGCTCTCTGATGAACCGCTACGTGACTGACCGCTTTGACTCTCAGTCCTTCCACACCATCGGCGTGGAGTTCCTGAACCGTGACCTGGAGGTGGACGGGCGGCTGGTGACGCTGCAGATCTGGGACACGGCCGGCCAGGAGCGCTTCAAGAGCCTGCGCACGCCCTTCTACCGCGGCGCCGACTGCTGCCTGCTCACCTTCGCCGTGGACGACCTGCAGAGCTTCCAGAACCTGGGCTGCTGGAAGAAGGAGTTCATGTATTACTCGGACGTGCGCGACCCGGAGCGCTTCCCCTTCGTGGTGCTGGGCAACAAAGTGGACAAGGAGCAGGAGCGCGAGGTTGGGGCAGACGAGGCGCGGGCGTGGTGCGAGGAGAACGGCTGCTACCCGTACTTTGAGACCAGCGCCAAGGACGACACCAACGTGGGCTCGGCCTTTGAGGCAGCCGTCAGAGAGGTCATCAAAGGCGAGGACCAGATTGACCATGCCCTGCTCAGCAGCACCATTGACCTCCACGGGAACCGTAAAGCCCCCCGCTCTGGCTGCTGTTGA